The following coding sequences are from one uncultured Bacteroides sp. window:
- the ybaK gene encoding Cys-tRNA(Pro) deacylase yields MKVSKTNAARLLDKEKISYELIPYEVDENDLSAVHVAADLGEDINQVFKTLVLHGDKTGYFVCVIPGDKEVDLKLAAKVSGNKKSDLIPMKELLPTTGYIRGACSPIGMKKHFPTYIHQTCSTYPYIYVSAGQRGLQIKIDPKELIRLVRAEVCILFEE; encoded by the coding sequence ATGAAAGTTAGTAAAACGAATGCTGCCCGATTGTTAGATAAGGAGAAGATCTCTTATGAACTGATACCTTATGAAGTTGATGAGAATGATCTGAGTGCTGTTCATGTGGCTGCTGATTTGGGAGAGGATATTAATCAGGTATTTAAAACTTTGGTTCTACATGGAGATAAAACAGGCTATTTTGTCTGTGTTATTCCAGGTGATAAAGAGGTTGATTTGAAATTAGCTGCCAAGGTTTCTGGTAATAAAAAGAGCGATCTTATACCAATGAAAGAGCTTTTGCCCACTACTGGTTATATTCGCGGAGCTTGTTCGCCCATAGGCATGAAAAAACACTTTCCGACCTATATTCATCAAACTTGTTCGACTTATCCGTATATTTATGTAAGTGCAGGACAACGCGGTTTACAGATAAAAATTGATCCAAAAGAACTAATAAGGCTTGTTCGTGCAGAAGTTTGTATTCTTTTTGAAGAATAA